TTGACTGGAGCCAGCACCTCTCCATCCTTCCCAACGGGAACAAACCCATGTTGCTGTGCAGAGACGCCGATTGCGACAACCTGCTCCTTGATCTTTGGATCTATCTGGGCAAAGCAGGATCTGATTGCATCCAGATACCATACAGCTTCTTGCTCACGTGTCCCATCATCCCGACTCTCCATCTCGTGGGAGGCACTGACGGTCAACAGGACTTGCTTTGTCTCGGCATCATAACAGAGTACCTTGGTGCTCTGGGTGCCAGTATCAATTCCTATAACAACTTGCATACAAATCCTCTCCTTTGCTATAGCATTACCCATCAAAGACACGATTACCATAGACAAGATTGTGAAAACATATGTATTATTGACTTATGGAACTATTAGATGCGGTCTTTGTATTCCAAATGCATGAAGAACAGGAACTCCTGTGGCATCAGCGAGTGCATAATCACGAGCCTGGGCAATTCGAAGTACACTACTTTGTCAGTGGAAGTGGCACCTTCAGCAATGCCCAAAGCCGATACACCATCTCACCAGGCTCATTGTTTGTAACCACTGGTGGAACCGTGCATGCTATCGAGGCTGACCGTCATGCTGGTCTCACCTATTATGCTACCCTGATCAGCTGTCCTAAAGAACAGGGTTTGGTGAACAAGCTGGAAACGATGAACCCTATTCGGCTGGGAACAAACTGGCGTTTCTTCTTTGAAGAAGTCAGAGACAAGGGCCTCAGCCAATTGAAGGAATTACGCATCAGTGCCTGCTACCAGATGCTTGGCCTCTTGTACAACCTTGCTGCCGGCACAAAGCTGGAAGAGAATCAAGGGGAGAATGTTCACCTTGAGAAAGCCATTCGTTATATGCAACGACATATCTTTGACAATCTGAATCTGCAGATGATCGCAGACCATGTACAACTCGATCCTTCATATTTTGTCCGTCTGTTCAAGAAACGCATGAACACCACCCCGATGCGGTATTACTCAAACCTGCAGCTTGAAGTGGCACGTGCACTGCTTACCAGCACAACCCAATCCATCAAGGAAATTTCAGAGAAACTGCAGTTTTGTTCTGAGTTCCATTTCTCCAAACGATTCAAGCAATCCACAGGGAGCAGTCCCTCTTCCTACCGAAAGACCCATTTACAACTTCTCGGCTTGTAAGTGTGGGAGAAGATACAAAACTTCTTCCACGCACCTCTTGTCAGAAGTGACAGGTACCTTTGTACATGTCTTTTGTCATATCATGGGGTGTGCCACAAGTAATATTTCTTCATTATTAGTCATTCCCCTTCAGATTCAACGTTTTTACCATGTCATAAGTGAACACTTCCCACAAAATTTCTCATAAAACTTGTGTAATGTGAGATGTTATTGGTATATGTTACAGGTTACTTCTTCTAACATATGACAATATCTAATTTCTTCTATTATAACAATTTATTTTATTTTCTATATTGACATCTTCTTACATCTTACATACTATATAGATGTAACAACTACTAAAAAGGAGTAAGAAGATGAAGAAGTTCAAAGCCATCATACTGACAGCCATCTTGATGACCGTCTTCTCTTCTGCTCTTTTTGCTGCCGGCATGCAGGATACTGCAGTACTTAAGCTGCACGCCTACATCCCCGAGAGAAACACCTTTACTGCCAATGAGTTTGGATATTTTGAAGTTGAGTCGAATGCAAACAACTTCACCTATTCAGTTGCTGAAGAGGGAACGAACAGAATGTTGTTCGTGGTTGCCAATTAAGAAAGTTCGAAGCGCGTCCGGACAGACAAGCTTGCAAATATTGAAGCCAGTGATGAGGGAAACATCGCTGGCTTCTATCTTTATCTGAATCTTTAGGGGATTTCCTAGTCAAATACCTCATTAGCCAGAGGGATTGAGGCCATGGCTCCTGGGCGAGAGACAGCAAGCCCTGCAGCTTTGCTGGCTGCACGTAAACACTCCCCTACTGAGAGCCCACGTGAGAGAGAAGCCAGATAGTAGCCGATGAAGGTATCACCTGCTGCGGTGGTATCGACAACAGGAGTGTCGTAGATTCCCTCACTGATCCTCTGATCCTGGTAACCGTAGAGACAGCCCTCCTTTCCAATAGTCAGGAGAATTTCGCTTTCAGGATAGTTTTTTACAAGCTGTTCCAGAATATCGGAAAAATCACTGCCCTCTGGAAGATCGGCAAGGTTTGCCCCTTCGATCTCATTTACTACCAGGAGATCCACAAGCGACAGAGGAAGATCTCGTGCACTTTGGTCAAAGGGCGCCAGATTCATGCAAACCTTCATACCCCTTTTCTTCGCTTCACGGATCAGGTGCCCACTGTGGACAATCTCGTTCTGGAGAACAAGCATATCACCTGAGGAAAATTGCTTGAGTGCTTCATCAATCTCATCGATGGTAATTGCAGTGTTCCCTCCTCCGTAGAGGATGATTGCATTCTGCTTATTGCTATCAAGCTGTATCAAGGCCTGCCCTGTCGCCCCTTCATACCGATGAATGAGAGAAGTATCGACTCCATAGCTTGAGAGCAACTCCAACAGGAATGTGCCATCCTCCCCAATCTTTCCTGCATGAAAAACCTCAGCACCAGCTTTAGCAAGGGCAGCACTCTGGTTTGCACCCTTACCCCCAGCACTTTTGGTGAGAGAAGTGCTCTGCAGTGTCTCCCCACCCTTTACAATGTGGTTTACCGTGAAAATCAAATCAATATTGACAGAACCATAATTCAGAAATCGCATCTTTCCTCCTATAACAACGGGGCAGCCAGTTTCAGGACCATCCCAGCAAGCTTCTTAATCCATGAGCGGTTCTTTACAAAATCCAAGGTGATTAGTCTACTGACATCCAAGGTCTTTCGCATATCAGCATGTACTTTCTGTACGACAGAAGAGCCATAAAATGCCACCCCATTCTCAAAGTGCAAGTAGAATGAGCGATAATCCATGTTGATCGTTCCAATGATGGCAACCCGATCATCACTCACGAACATCTTAGCATGCAGGAATCCTGGTATGTACTCATAAATTTTCACCCCGGACTCCAGCAGTGGCCGATAATTCTCCCTGGTGACCGCAAACACATACCATTTATCAGGCTTATGGGGAGTGATAATACGGACATCAACGCCACTTTGGGCGGCAATCTTCAGCGCAGTAAGCATCTCATTGTCTAGGATGAGGTAGGGAGTTGTGATCCAGACATACTTTTTTGCCATGCTGATAATCTGGATATAGGCATTCTCTGCAACATTCTCATTATCCAACGGGTTATCGGCGAAAGGTTGGACAAATCCATCCGTTTTGCAGGTTATGGTGGGGCGATATGCATAGTAATCCATTGGTTGCCCGATTGAGAAAGCCCAGAGTTGGAGAAACATCTGGGTGAGGCTCCAAACAGCATCCCCCCTAAGCTTAACTGCAGTATCTTTCCAATGCCCAAACCTGATTTTTCGGTTGGCATACTCATCGGCAATATTCATCCCACCGGTGTAACCCACATTGCCATCAATGACCAAGACTTTACGGTGGTCGCGACTGTTCGAACGACTATTCAAGTGAGCTTTCAATGGGTTGAAGGCAACTACCTCAAGCCCAAGTGAACGTAGTTTACGGTCGTAGTGGGAAGGGATGTCGAAAATGGAGCCTACATCATCGTACATGAGACAAACACGAACCCCCTGCATACGCTTCTCAAGGAGTACAGCGAGCACAGAGTCCCAGACCTCTCCCTCTCCAATGATGAAGAACTCAAGAAAGATGAAGCTCTTGGCCTTTTTCAATTCTACCAAGACATCCTTTATCCATTCCTCTCCACTTGCAAAGTATTCAACTTCGGTATTTCCCCACACTGGGTAGGAGCTGATATGTGCAATGTACTGTGCTTGCCGCGCGAGCGTTCTTGAATATGCAGAGAGGGCTTTCATGGGCAGGAGGTTGCTATAGGCACCACCTTCCATGCCTCGTCGGTTGAGATCTTCCAGTCTTTCCAGTCTTGCACGAAGGCGAGCATTGAGCCCACGAGTACCGAAGAGGATATAGAACAAGCCTCCATAGACAGGGATGGTCATGAAAATAAGCATCCAGCCGATCTTATATGCAGGATTGAGATCTCGGACGACTACAACAAGGGCCATCATGATGGAAAGACCTGAGAGGAATTGAATCCAGAGAGCATCATTTTGGGCAAACCCAAAGATGTTGATAAGGATGGCGATCTGGAGGGAGATGAGAACAAGGGAGATGAAGAGTCTGCCCGTGAAGAACTTTAGTAATTTTCGAAACATGGCTGCTCTCCCCCTTGGCAGAAGAGTATAACATTTCGGCCCTAGCTAGGCAAAGCCTACTCCTTGGGCATCGAGAACTCACATCCGCAATAGTGCTGGCGATAGAGCCCCAACTCCTTGCTTAGGCGAACACTCTTTTCAAAACCACCTTTCTTCTTGAAATCAATCTGCTCAAAACCAGGAAATTGTTCTCCAACGCTGAATATTATTTTACTGTTCTTGAAACGGCTGACCGTCAAGGTGGTCGTGAAATGCTTAAACCCCAATTCTTCAGCCTTGGCTGAGGCTTCCCGCAGGTTGTAAGTGAAACAGAGGCTGCATCTGGTTTCCCCTTCCCTCTCCCCTTCATGGCCTTTTACACTCGCCAACCAACGTTCATGGTCGTAGTGTTCATGGATTACCTTCAAGGAGTAGGTATGTGCTACTTCCACCAGAGCCTTATAACGCCTCTCAGCCTCTTCCATGGGATAAATATTGCTATTTGAAAAGTACAGGACAGGGTTCCAACCATCCTCAAGCAGTCTCTCGATGCTGGCAGTACTGCAGGGCCCACAACAGGCATGTACCAGAATGTCTTTCTCTTCCATGTGCCCAGCATACGGCAAACCATCATGAACTTGCAACCACCTGCCTTTCTGTGTAGAGTACAACCGTTGAAGGGAGGTCCCAACACTATGAATCGAAAGAAGAACCTTGGATTATGGATTACATTGTTGATCGTGGTACTCATTTCCGTGATCGATATCCCTACGTATAGCAAATTCCTCTTGATCGCCCTATTCCTGGGCTCCCTGCTCTATTATAGACGGAGTGTCATCTTCTACATCAGGGCAAACAGCAAGATCACCAGCAAGAAGGAGGCGGACTGGCAGTATGCTTGGCCCCTCTACCGAAAGGCCATCAAGGCAGGATTACAGAAACCCTTTGTCATTACCGCAGCAAGCATGTTCCTCCAACGTGGGGATGCAGAGGAAGGCAAGCAGATCATTGAAGGCTACTTTGCCTCTGAAAAGGGACGAAATGAAAATCTTGACAATGTTGCAAAGACCATGGTCAGCATGGCCTATTGGATGGATGGGGATCTTGATAAAGCAATCGAATGTGTAAGGGAAGTCCACGAGAGTGGATACCAGGATAAGAACCTGTTCATCAACTATACCACCTATGCATTGGCTGCCGGTGATCTTGAAAAAGCTGAAGAGTTGCTTGAAGAGGCAGGACACCTGGAAGAGAGCAGCCCGGGCATCAGAGACAGCCGTGGCTGGTTGTACCTGCTCCGTGGGAACTGGGAAGAAGCAGATACACTGTTCAAGGAACTCGTTGAGAAGGGTCCCCGTTTCCCTGAACCTTATGTACATCATGCACAAGTAAAAATTCACTTTGGGCAAGTGGGAGATGCGATTGAACTGTTGAAAAAGGCTTTGGATGCCCGTTACGCAAATACGTCAGGTTTCAGCAAGGAAATTATCCAAGACATGATAGATGGCTTGGAAAACCCAGAGACCAGAAGAAAGCGTGCCATGGAGATAGAAAATGACACTGCTTCAGTAGCACTGGGAAAGAGTCCCGCATCAATCGACCAAGACTTCCCCCCAGAGGAGGGATATATCCTTGAGGGGTTCGCCAAACCTAAAAAACAAAAGAAAAGCGCCCCTAAACAGCAAAAGAAATCACCTATTGAGAGCGATGACAGAACCCCCAATACAGACCTCACGGAAGAGGACTTGGAGTATATCAGAAAGCACAACCTTGAGTAGCGCTCGTGATCTGTAACAACATAAACTTGTAACTGGGCTTGGAGCAGATCGGACAGAAGACAAGGAAGCTCAGATATCGAGATATCTGAGCTGATACGAACAAGGTCCATCGGTTCGATAGGCCCAAGAAGAGTAAAGATTTACATATTACAGATCAAAACACCATGTTGAAATAGAAGCCCCAAACCAGGGTATTTACCTTCTGATCCCAACCTCCATAGATGGTCAACGGCAGTGAACGGATTCCCAACAGGGAGATATCAGTGTGCAGTTCCAAGCCAAGAGAGAGATAGGGGGCAAAGGTATTCCGATTCCAGAGCAAATCCGTATAGATGGCAACAGAGCTGTTATTAAAGATGAACATCTCTGCCATCGTGGGATCGAATCCACTCGGCCGGTACCCTATCGATATCCCCAATCCCACCAGATGATTCGCTGGATTGCTGCTGAGTGTCAGGTCATGCCCCTGGCTCTTGATCTGTGAGTCAGTGGTTCTGAACCCATCCGAGAAAAAGAAGGGGACATCCCCTTGTCCATCCAGTGCAAATCGACCAAAGGTATTGACGGAAGCAAACAGGTCAAGGTTCTGGTTAAGGATCTCCGTTGTTCCACGAGCTGTGACAAAGGAGCGTACTTCTGAGAAATCTCCCAGCATTTGGAACGAGAGAGAGAGTGATGAATCGTTGAATGCCCATAGGCCACCATTCTCCGGATATAGACTCCCCTTTGCAATGACTGAATAGAGGAAGGTATGACCGTCAAAGAAATCGACATGGTCACTATCTTCAAAATTGTTTATCTGTTCATAGGATTGCAGCAAGCTGATTCTCAGTTTTTCATCAAAGGCAAAGATTCTTCCTTCCAGGTCAACTCCACTGGAAACAATTGGTGCCACGTTCGCAATATCGAACATAAAGGAGCTGTAGAGGGAGAGCCGTAAATGCTTCAGGAAGGTGTAATCAAACTGTGCGCGAATTGCCGGAGCAGTAGAAAACCGGTCATTGCTCCGGAAGTCAAAAGAGTATCCAGGATTGACGCTCACCGAGATATCATCCTTTCTATAGATGAACTTCAAACCTATGGTTGAATCATCCTTGAGCGCCGAAGAATCTGCCTTGAGATAATCACTATCCAAGCCCAATCCGAACAGCTTGGAAGGAATATTCAAGGGAACATGCTGGTAGAGACCATAGATGTTGGAGCTCTCTTTCATCCTTGCTGCCAAGTCATTCCGTTTTTCTGAGAGCTCAGGAGAAACCGAATTCTTATGCAAGGCAGACAATTGCTCCTGGCGTTCACTTGCTGAGCGATACCCTTGTTCAACCAGATATTCCACACGGTCGAACTCCATGAACGACACGTCCTCTACTGCACAACGAATCCAAACAACATCTGGGAGGGCCTGCTTGAGCTCTTCCACTCCCTTTCTTCTCTTCCCAATATCGATGGAAACATTGAGCACCGTCAGAGGATTCTTTAGATTCAGGGTATCTATGTCGTAAAAAGTAGTTGAGACGATGACAGAATCTGCGTACGTGTAGGCCATATCAACAGGGGCGAGATTGGTAATACCTCCATCTATCAATAAGTGCCCCCGATATTCAACGGGAGGAAAATACACAGGGAGTGCATAACTTGCCTGAAGCACAGTGAAAAAATCGCCTTCACTGATGGTAATCTGACGCTTGGTCACAAGGTCCTCTGTCACCACGATGATGGGTATGGGAAGCGTTTCAAGCTGTAGGTCCGAGCCAACAATCGAGGCAACCTTTGCCAGGAAACGGGAGGAGTCAAGCATACCACCGCTCACAGGAAGGGTAAGGTCAAACATACTCTGGAGATTGATCGAAGTTACACTTTCAAGAATCTGGTCAGGGGAAAGCCCTGCTGCATAGAGGAGCCCTACAATGCTGCCCATTGAGTTGCTTATGATGAAATCAGGGACAATATCCTGCTCTTCCAGATACTTTAAAACCCCGATATGAGCAAAAGCTCGTGCTGAACCACCGCTTAGTACGAGCCCGACAGGAGAGCGTTCTCCTTGTGTACGTGCAAGTATCCGCTCCCTGAACATGGCATCCCCATAGGAGATGGGTACATCAGAGAGAAGAATATCATCAGCTTCATCAGCAGCCGCAAGGCTTGAAAGCGCCATACAGATCAGCAAAGCCATTATCAGCAACTTCTTGAAAGTCTTCACGATTTCCTCCATGTATGCTTTACTGTAAAGCAAAGAGGTTGAAAAAACAATCTCATGCTACTTTTTTGAAAACGCTGTTGCTTTTTTCAAAGGGATTTGATAGCATGAATCTCGCTAACGCCGGCGTGGTGAAATTGGTAGACACGATAGACTCAAAATCTATTGAGCGCAAGCTTGTATCGGTTCAAGTCCGATCGCCGGTAAACAAATCATTATATTACAACGATTTAAGGTGCACAGATGTGCGCCTTTGTTGTTTTCTGGATGGTTTGACCTCTTCTGATAGTAGTCAGGAGTCCCCGAGATAGGTCCTCACAACCAGATCATCGGACACACAAGACCAAGTGTATCCTGCCTCACTCAAGGCGAGTTCCAATGCTTCTTGCGTTTTGGTCTCAAATCCAATGAGGACATTTCCTGTATCACTTGCAGCATTTCGGTAGTGAAAAAGACAGATATTCCATCGGTTATCCAGAGCACTTAGGAAGTCTCCTAGTGCATTGGTCCTCTCAGGAAATTCAATCTGGTAGAAGACCTGGTGTTCAGCTTCGGTGGCCTCTCCTCCTATCATATGGCGCAGATGCTCCTTGGCAATGTCATTATCCGAGAAATCAGTACAGGCAAAGCCTGCTTCATTGATGCGCTCCAACAAGAAATGCTTGTCCTCATTTCCTGCAACAGTCAGTCCAACCAACACATGTGCCATCGAGCGACGTTGCAATCGATACGAGAACTCCGTAATACCTCTATCCTTGACCACTTCCCTACAAAAGGCATGCAGGGCTCCTGGTTTCTCTGGCATATGTACTGAGAGCAACGCCTCCTTTCCTGAACCCAGAAGGGTTCTTTCAGCTACCTGCTGAAGCTTTTCGAATGTAATATTCGCCCCTGAACAGATGGCTACCGCATGGGCATCAGAAGGAAGGTCATACTGTTGGAGCCCTGCAAGGGCCAAGGCACCTGCAGGTTCCAGGATATTTCTCGTCTCCTCAAAAACACCTTTCATAGCGTAGCAGATCTGGTCGGTACTGACCGTCATGAAATCATCAACAAGTCGGGAAGCAAAGCTGAAGGGAAGAGAGCCAACCTGTTTAACGGCAACACCATCTGCAAAGATGCCAACATGGGGAAGGACCACCCGTTGGCCACTAGCTATACTTACGGCAAGGCAGTTACTGTCCTGTGGTTCCACACTGATGATCTGCACATGAGGTCGGAGTGCTTTCACATAGCTGGCAATCCCACTGATAAGGCCTCCTCCCCCTACTCCTACAAATATATGGGTGACCTCACTGAGCTGTTCCATGATCTCCTTACCGATAGTACCCTGCCCAGCAATCACCAAGGGATCATCAAAGGGATGGATGAAGGTCCTTCCTGTCTCCACTATCCGCTTTCTACAGTACTCATAGGTCTCGGAGTAACTATCGCCGTAGAGTTCAATCTTTGCCCCAAAGTTCTGAACTGCATCAACCTTGATGGTTGGAGTGGTCTTGGGCATGATGATCAGGGCATCAATACCAAGCTTCTGCGCTGAGAGGGCAACTCCCTGCGCATGGTTGCCCGCGCTTGCAGCAATGACTCCCCGGCTCTTCTCCTCACCAGTGAGATGGGCAATCTTGTTGTAGGCTCCCCTGAGTTTGAAGCTGTGAATGCTCTGTAGATCTTCCCGTTTCAGATACACTGAGCAGCCTTTCTCCTTGCTTAAGCGAGAAGCATAGGTAAGCGGGGTTTCAACGGCAACATCATAGACCTTGCTGGTAAGGATATGCTTGACCACATCATCAACGATTATTGGGCTCATCTCTCGTTCCTTTGTGTTTGATTATTCATGGGGCACTCGTAAAAAAGTATGATACAACGAGAATGCTCCGTTGTTTTGAAACTACACCATTACCTTCCAAAAATACAAGAAGTGCTGAAAAATCCGGCCGACGAAAGAAAAACCTCTCCTTCATTTACATGTGGGGTGATACGCTTGACCAAGAAGAGGGGGAGAGATACTATCTATTTAGAATTATTTCGAAATAGGAGATGCCATGGGGTTTTCAGAGACCATGAAAGCGATAGCCGACCCCCAACGCAGGGAGATGCTCTCCCTTGTCAAGAAACAACGCCTGAGTGCTGGAGAAATTGCCACCCAGTTTCCCAACCTTTCTGCAGCCACAGTCTCCTATCATCTCTCCCTGTTGAAAAAAGCTTCCCTGATTACAGAAACGAAATACAAGAACTTCATTTACTATGAACTCAATGCCTCTGTATTTGAGGAAATCATGCTTTGGTGTGCCCAGTTTACCGGAGGTATCGATGAAAAATCGTAACCATCTCATTGACAAGACCCTCATAGTCACGACCATCCTTTGCTTGGTCCCAATGCTCTTCTCGATTGCTGTCTACCAGCGGTTGCCTGACGAGGTTCCCATACACTTCAATGCAGAGGGGCAGCCCGATAATTATGCAAGCA
The sequence above is drawn from the uncultured Sphaerochaeta sp. genome and encodes:
- a CDS encoding autorepressor SdpR family transcription factor: MGFSETMKAIADPQRREMLSLVKKQRLSAGEIATQFPNLSAATVSYHLSLLKKASLITETKYKNFIYYELNASVFEEIMLWCAQFTGGIDEKS
- a CDS encoding ribokinase; the protein is MRFLNYGSVNIDLIFTVNHIVKGGETLQSTSLTKSAGGKGANQSAALAKAGAEVFHAGKIGEDGTFLLELLSSYGVDTSLIHRYEGATGQALIQLDSNKQNAIILYGGGNTAITIDEIDEALKQFSSGDMLVLQNEIVHSGHLIREAKKRGMKVCMNLAPFDQSARDLPLSLVDLLVVNEIEGANLADLPEGSDFSDILEQLVKNYPESEILLTIGKEGCLYGYQDQRISEGIYDTPVVDTTAAGDTFIGYYLASLSRGLSVGECLRAASKAAGLAVSRPGAMASIPLANEVFD
- a CDS encoding patatin-like phospholipase family protein → MKTFKKLLIMALLICMALSSLAAADEADDILLSDVPISYGDAMFRERILARTQGERSPVGLVLSGGSARAFAHIGVLKYLEEQDIVPDFIISNSMGSIVGLLYAAGLSPDQILESVTSINLQSMFDLTLPVSGGMLDSSRFLAKVASIVGSDLQLETLPIPIIVVTEDLVTKRQITISEGDFFTVLQASYALPVYFPPVEYRGHLLIDGGITNLAPVDMAYTYADSVIVSTTFYDIDTLNLKNPLTVLNVSIDIGKRRKGVEELKQALPDVVWIRCAVEDVSFMEFDRVEYLVEQGYRSASERQEQLSALHKNSVSPELSEKRNDLAARMKESSNIYGLYQHVPLNIPSKLFGLGLDSDYLKADSSALKDDSTIGLKFIYRKDDISVSVNPGYSFDFRSNDRFSTAPAIRAQFDYTFLKHLRLSLYSSFMFDIANVAPIVSSGVDLEGRIFAFDEKLRISLLQSYEQINNFEDSDHVDFFDGHTFLYSVIAKGSLYPENGGLWAFNDSSLSLSFQMLGDFSEVRSFVTARGTTEILNQNLDLFASVNTFGRFALDGQGDVPFFFSDGFRTTDSQIKSQGHDLTLSSNPANHLVGLGISIGYRPSGFDPTMAEMFIFNNSSVAIYTDLLWNRNTFAPYLSLGLELHTDISLLGIRSLPLTIYGGWDQKVNTLVWGFYFNMVF
- a CDS encoding pilus assembly protein PilF; its protein translation is MNRKKNLGLWITLLIVVLISVIDIPTYSKFLLIALFLGSLLYYRRSVIFYIRANSKITSKKEADWQYAWPLYRKAIKAGLQKPFVITAASMFLQRGDAEEGKQIIEGYFASEKGRNENLDNVAKTMVSMAYWMDGDLDKAIECVREVHESGYQDKNLFINYTTYALAAGDLEKAEELLEEAGHLEESSPGIRDSRGWLYLLRGNWEEADTLFKELVEKGPRFPEPYVHHAQVKIHFGQVGDAIELLKKALDARYANTSGFSKEIIQDMIDGLENPETRRKRAMEIENDTASVALGKSPASIDQDFPPEEGYILEGFAKPKKQKKSAPKQQKKSPIESDDRTPNTDLTEEDLEYIRKHNLE
- the ilvA gene encoding threonine ammonia-lyase, biosynthetic encodes the protein MSPIIVDDVVKHILTSKVYDVAVETPLTYASRLSKEKGCSVYLKREDLQSIHSFKLRGAYNKIAHLTGEEKSRGVIAASAGNHAQGVALSAQKLGIDALIIMPKTTPTIKVDAVQNFGAKIELYGDSYSETYEYCRKRIVETGRTFIHPFDDPLVIAGQGTIGKEIMEQLSEVTHIFVGVGGGGLISGIASYVKALRPHVQIISVEPQDSNCLAVSIASGQRVVLPHVGIFADGVAVKQVGSLPFSFASRLVDDFMTVSTDQICYAMKGVFEETRNILEPAGALALAGLQQYDLPSDAHAVAICSGANITFEKLQQVAERTLLGSGKEALLSVHMPEKPGALHAFCREVVKDRGITEFSYRLQRRSMAHVLVGLTVAGNEDKHFLLERINEAGFACTDFSDNDIAKEHLRHMIGGEATEAEHQVFYQIEFPERTNALGDFLSALDNRWNICLFHYRNAASDTGNVLIGFETKTQEALELALSEAGYTWSCVSDDLVVRTYLGDS
- the cls gene encoding cardiolipin synthase — encoded protein: MFRKLLKFFTGRLFISLVLISLQIAILINIFGFAQNDALWIQFLSGLSIMMALVVVVRDLNPAYKIGWMLIFMTIPVYGGLFYILFGTRGLNARLRARLERLEDLNRRGMEGGAYSNLLPMKALSAYSRTLARQAQYIAHISSYPVWGNTEVEYFASGEEWIKDVLVELKKAKSFIFLEFFIIGEGEVWDSVLAVLLEKRMQGVRVCLMYDDVGSIFDIPSHYDRKLRSLGLEVVAFNPLKAHLNSRSNSRDHRKVLVIDGNVGYTGGMNIADEYANRKIRFGHWKDTAVKLRGDAVWSLTQMFLQLWAFSIGQPMDYYAYRPTITCKTDGFVQPFADNPLDNENVAENAYIQIISMAKKYVWITTPYLILDNEMLTALKIAAQSGVDVRIITPHKPDKWYVFAVTRENYRPLLESGVKIYEYIPGFLHAKMFVSDDRVAIIGTINMDYRSFYLHFENGVAFYGSSVVQKVHADMRKTLDVSRLITLDFVKNRSWIKKLAGMVLKLAAPLL
- a CDS encoding AraC family transcriptional regulator; its protein translation is MELLDAVFVFQMHEEQELLWHQRVHNHEPGQFEVHYFVSGSGTFSNAQSRYTISPGSLFVTTGGTVHAIEADRHAGLTYYATLISCPKEQGLVNKLETMNPIRLGTNWRFFFEEVRDKGLSQLKELRISACYQMLGLLYNLAAGTKLEENQGENVHLEKAIRYMQRHIFDNLNLQMIADHVQLDPSYFVRLFKKRMNTTPMRYYSNLQLEVARALLTSTTQSIKEISEKLQFCSEFHFSKRFKQSTGSSPSSYRKTHLQLLGL
- a CDS encoding epoxyqueuosine reductase QueH; this translates as MEEKDILVHACCGPCSTASIERLLEDGWNPVLYFSNSNIYPMEEAERRYKALVEVAHTYSLKVIHEHYDHERWLASVKGHEGEREGETRCSLCFTYNLREASAKAEELGFKHFTTTLTVSRFKNSKIIFSVGEQFPGFEQIDFKKKGGFEKSVRLSKELGLYRQHYCGCEFSMPKE